One Deinococcus sedimenti DNA window includes the following coding sequences:
- a CDS encoding response regulator transcription factor, which translates to MERKPLVLVIEDEKDIARFIELELAAEGYATEVAFDGVTGLSKFREVNPDLVILDLMLPVLDGLEVARRIRKTSNTPIIILTAKDGIQDKVEGLDSGADDYLIKPFSIEELLARVRAHLRRVNPAVTGEVRVADLVMNLDGREIFRGGRRVELSAKEFELLELLARNPGKVFSRFEIEEKVWPEYTGGSNVVDVYIGYLRRKLEEGGERRLIHTVRGVGYVLREE; encoded by the coding sequence ATGGAACGCAAGCCCCTGGTCTTAGTCATCGAGGATGAGAAAGACATCGCTCGGTTCATCGAACTGGAACTCGCCGCTGAAGGCTACGCCACCGAGGTCGCCTTCGACGGAGTGACCGGCCTCTCCAAATTCCGTGAAGTCAACCCCGACCTCGTCATCCTCGATCTGATGCTCCCGGTCCTCGACGGCCTGGAAGTCGCCCGCCGCATCCGCAAGACCAGCAACACCCCGATCATCATCCTGACTGCCAAGGACGGCATCCAGGACAAGGTCGAGGGCCTGGACAGCGGGGCGGACGACTACCTCATCAAACCGTTCTCCATCGAGGAGCTGCTCGCCCGCGTCCGGGCCCACCTGCGCCGCGTGAACCCGGCCGTGACCGGCGAGGTCCGCGTCGCCGATCTGGTCATGAACCTCGACGGCCGCGAGATCTTCCGTGGGGGGCGCCGCGTGGAACTCTCCGCCAAGGAATTCGAACTGCTCGAACTGCTGGCCCGCAACCCTGGCAAGGTCTTCTCCCGCTTCGAGATCGAGGAGAAGGTCTGGCCCGAGTACACCGGCGGCAGCAACGTCGTGGACGTGTACATCGGCTACCTGCGCCGCAAACTGGAGGAGGGTGGGGAACGCCGCCTGATCCACACCGTGCGCGGCGTCGGCTACGTGCTGCGCGAGGAGTGA
- a CDS encoding adenylate/guanylate cyclase domain-containing protein: MNDSLLPLPGPQEQATPACMVLVDLVGSTRLARQLPLGNYTALMAEFVQVMILTLEARGGQVLQHQGDAVLAWWPAAQAAQACAAAQEAHGRAARLTLAAQLGETLRLRAGVAGGEVLMGLVGGQMSAYGLPVNYARRLCDAAQGGETLVCDEMRVLAPHLAADLCPPLDLRGFGEGCRAHRLLVSAAPGARMKVD, from the coding sequence ATGAACGACTCGCTGCTGCCCCTCCCCGGTCCCCAGGAACAAGCCACCCCGGCCTGCATGGTCCTGGTGGACCTGGTCGGCAGCACCCGTCTGGCGCGGCAGCTTCCACTGGGCAACTACACCGCGCTGATGGCCGAGTTCGTTCAGGTCATGATCCTGACCCTAGAAGCGCGGGGCGGGCAGGTGCTGCAGCATCAGGGTGACGCCGTCCTGGCGTGGTGGCCCGCCGCGCAGGCCGCGCAGGCCTGTGCCGCTGCGCAGGAAGCACACGGGCGAGCCGCGCGCCTCACCCTGGCCGCTCAGCTCGGGGAGACCCTGCGCCTGCGGGCTGGCGTGGCGGGCGGGGAGGTCCTGATGGGCCTGGTCGGCGGCCAGATGAGTGCCTACGGGCTTCCCGTCAATTATGCTCGCCGCCTGTGTGACGCCGCTCAGGGTGGAGAGACCCTCGTCTGCGATGAGATGCGGGTCCTGGCGCCCCATCTGGCAGCGGACCTGTGCCCACCGCTGGATCTGCGTGGATTTGGTGAAGGGTGCCGTGCCCACCGCCTGCTGGTCAGCGCCGCGCCGGGCGCGCGCATGAAAGTTGATTAA